In Candidatus Methanosphaera massiliense, the following are encoded in one genomic region:
- a CDS encoding ParA family protein: MTETITILNQKGGCGKTTTAVNLGAALAELGKSILIIDMDPQGNATTSVGIEKNELDTTIYTLLTGKCTYEEAIMETNTPNLFIIPSNISLSGAEIELSKEIGFQSILEEKLSSQEIAFDYIFIDAPPSLGILTLNSLVASDSIIIPIQAEFYALEGMADLLETIKLVETRLKSPCPIKGILITLYDPRTKLAKDVSKNVKDFFKDSEYIFKEKIPRNVKLAEAPSFGQPCITYDPDSKGAKAYRKLAKEFIKLEGEE, encoded by the coding sequence ATGACAGAAACAATAACAATATTAAATCAAAAAGGTGGTTGTGGAAAAACAACGACAGCTGTAAACTTAGGAGCTGCATTAGCAGAATTAGGAAAATCAATATTAATAATAGATATGGATCCTCAAGGTAATGCTACGACAAGCGTAGGAATTGAAAAAAATGAATTAGATACAACTATATACACATTACTAACAGGAAAATGCACCTATGAAGAAGCAATAATGGAGACAAACACACCAAACCTATTTATTATACCAAGTAATATTTCATTAAGTGGAGCAGAAATAGAATTAAGTAAAGAAATAGGATTTCAATCAATACTAGAAGAAAAATTAAGTAGTCAGGAAATCGCCTTTGATTATATATTCATAGATGCACCTCCATCACTAGGTATATTAACATTAAATTCATTAGTAGCATCAGATAGTATTATAATACCAATACAAGCAGAATTCTATGCATTAGAAGGAATGGCAGACTTACTTGAAACAATAAAATTAGTAGAAACTAGATTAAAAAGTCCATGTCCAATAAAAGGAATATTGATAACATTATATGATCCAAGAACTAAATTAGCAAAAGACGTGTCAAAAAATGTTAAAGACTTCTTCAAAGATTCAGAGTATATCTTTAAAGAAAAAATACCACGTAATGTTAAATTAGCAGAAGCACCAAGCTTTGGTCAACCATGCATAACTTATGATCCTGATTCAAAAGGTGCAAAGGCATATAGAAAATTAGCAAAAGAATTTATTAAATTAGAAGGTGAAGAATAA
- a CDS encoding threonine--tRNA ligase, translating into MRTLMIHSDYLRYKTRSKTKMAEDIEDEKRAAGVDNALVAFIAVEKEDEEDPELIVKKAVKEILNVQNKVNAENIVVYPYAHLSSSLSNPDVAQKILKGIEAELVDNNEAVLRVPFGWYKSFELACKGHPLSELSRTITVEPDEDEEEESKEPSEPSKLLILEEDGQIYDVEEYNYKNKTLRQLVDHEEGKTKDTGKQPPHVRLMKEKELASNEPSADVGHIRWYPKGKLVKDLLSDYVYQLVTARGAMPVETPVMYDLADPAIREHAAKFGERQYRLKTKHRELMLRFACCFGAFRILADSFLTWKNLPVGIYELSTFSFRFERQGEVVGLKRLRAFTMPDFHSVCLNDEHARQVFAKQVDMCSQTESDLEVHYEVAFRVTQKFFDDNEDWIKQVVRENIKKPVLLEIIPKMKHYWNAKVDFAAIDDLGRPIENPTVQMDIQSARRFGITYLDENEEQQYPTILHCSPTGSIERVICSLLEKTSTDKGKKPSLPLWLAPTQVRIIPVTDKHMEYAEEVYQKIRDLNVRVDIDDTQERLGKKIRNSGKEWVPYTIVVGDNEIENNSITVNRRLDDTKEEISIEDLINEIHSKTEGMPFRQLPLPYHVSKRVKFD; encoded by the coding sequence ATGCGAACGTTGATGATACATTCAGACTATTTACGTTATAAAACTAGAAGTAAAACTAAAATGGCTGAAGATATTGAAGATGAAAAAAGAGCAGCAGGAGTAGACAACGCATTAGTTGCATTTATTGCTGTTGAAAAAGAAGACGAAGAAGATCCAGAATTAATTGTTAAAAAAGCAGTTAAAGAAATATTAAATGTACAAAACAAGGTTAATGCAGAAAATATTGTAGTATACCCATATGCACATTTAAGTTCATCACTCAGTAATCCAGATGTAGCTCAAAAGATTCTTAAAGGAATAGAAGCTGAATTAGTAGATAATAATGAAGCAGTTCTAAGAGTACCATTCGGTTGGTATAAATCATTTGAATTAGCATGTAAAGGACATCCATTATCAGAATTATCCAGAACAATCACAGTAGAACCTGATGAAGATGAAGAAGAAGAATCTAAAGAACCTTCAGAACCATCAAAATTACTTATATTAGAAGAAGATGGACAAATTTATGATGTAGAGGAATATAATTATAAAAATAAAACATTAAGACAATTAGTTGACCATGAAGAAGGTAAAACTAAAGACACAGGTAAACAACCTCCACACGTAAGATTAATGAAAGAAAAAGAATTAGCAAGCAATGAACCATCCGCAGATGTAGGTCATATAAGATGGTATCCTAAAGGAAAATTAGTTAAAGACTTACTTAGTGATTATGTATATCAACTAGTTACAGCAAGAGGAGCAATGCCTGTAGAAACTCCTGTAATGTATGATTTAGCAGACCCTGCTATAAGAGAACATGCAGCTAAATTCGGTGAAAGACAATACAGATTAAAAACAAAACACCGAGAATTAATGTTAAGATTCGCATGTTGTTTCGGTGCATTCAGAATACTAGCAGATTCCTTCTTAACATGGAAAAATCTTCCAGTAGGAATATATGAGTTATCAACATTCAGTTTCAGATTTGAAAGACAAGGAGAAGTTGTTGGACTTAAAAGATTAAGAGCATTTACAATGCCTGACTTCCACAGTGTATGTTTAAATGATGAACATGCAAGACAAGTATTTGCTAAACAGGTTGACATGTGTTCACAGACAGAATCTGATTTAGAAGTACATTATGAAGTTGCATTCCGTGTAACACAGAAATTCTTCGATGATAATGAAGATTGGATTAAACAAGTTGTAAGAGAAAACATTAAGAAACCAGTACTTCTTGAAATTATTCCTAAAATGAAACACTACTGGAACGCTAAAGTAGACTTTGCAGCAATTGATGACCTTGGTAGACCAATTGAAAATCCAACAGTACAAATGGATATTCAAAGTGCTAGAAGATTTGGTATAACTTACCTTGATGAGAATGAAGAACAACAATATCCTACAATATTACACTGCAGTCCTACAGGTAGTATTGAAAGAGTAATTTGTAGTTTATTAGAGAAAACATCCACAGATAAAGGTAAAAAACCATCATTACCATTATGGTTAGCACCTACACAGGTTAGAATTATCCCAGTAACTGATAAACATATGGAATATGCAGAAGAAGTTTACCAGAAAATCAGAGATCTTAATGTCAGAGTAGATATTGATGATACTCAGGAAAGACTTGGTAAGAAAATTAGAAATTCTGGTAAAGAATGGGTCCCTTACACAATCGTTGTTGGAGATAATGAAATAGAAAATAACAGCATTACTGTTAATAGACGTTTAGATGATACTAAAGAGGAAATTAGTATTGAAGATTTAATTAACGAGATTCATTCAAAGACCGAAGGAATGCCATTTAGACAGTTACCTTTACCATACCACGTATCTAAACGTGTAAAATTTGATTAA
- a CDS encoding DMT family transporter: MNSWIYLVIAGICEVCWAVPLKFSDGFTKIVPSVLTVIFLILSMVFLEYSLKGIPLGTEYACWTAIGAAGTVIVGMIFLNESTSPLRLLFLFLIIAGVVGLKLTTS, from the coding sequence ATGAATTCATGGATTTATTTAGTTATTGCTGGAATTTGTGAAGTATGTTGGGCTGTTCCATTAAAATTTTCTGATGGTTTTACAAAGATTGTACCCTCTGTATTAACAGTGATATTCTTAATATTAAGTATGGTATTTCTAGAATATTCCTTAAAAGGTATACCATTAGGAACAGAATATGCTTGTTGGACTGCTATTGGTGCAGCTGGAACTGTTATTGTGGGTATGATCTTCCTTAATGAATCAACATCTCCTCTACGATTATTATTTTTATTTCTTATAATTGCAGGAGTAGTTGGTCTTAAACTCACAACAAGCTAA
- the argS gene encoding arginine--tRNA ligase has product MYSKLKNELNDSITDALNKLRINYDDEIILEEPPNPSMGDMSCNIAFSLASKLKKSPVEIAEEIKENIKLPLYFNKVETKGPYINFFIDYTLFTSKVANYIDRSYGELPEKSERILLEHTSANPNGPLHVGHLRNAILGDSLKRVLEHAGYKVEAQYYVNDMGRQIAIIVWGMNKFNFKLDEEKKSDHAIGEVYFKCNQKLEENPEFNEEINDILRRYEEGNDSKLSDKFESVVEYCIDGIKETLKRLNIKINLFKWESTFLRNGDVEDVLEKIQPFTIQKDILYLPLERYGVDKELVLRRSNGTSLYATRDLAYHQYKTKNSDISLDILGADHKLAAKQLSLALELSGNRAPEVVFYEFIDLPEGSMSTRKGVFISVDEFIEQSISHARDEIIKRDLDLTEKQIEDVAEKIGIGSIRFYINQISPEKPITFKWEEALSFERGCASVQYAHARACKLLSKTDYSEFDNVKCDYELEDEEKELVKELSRFTEIIRKSAEERRVHHLAEYTLSLSRAFNKFYKTQQVIGSEHEALRLKLVDASRITLKNSLKLLGIKAPEYM; this is encoded by the coding sequence ATGTATTCAAAACTAAAGAATGAACTAAATGATAGTATAACAGACGCTTTAAACAAGTTACGAATAAACTATGATGATGAAATTATACTAGAAGAACCACCAAATCCATCAATGGGAGATATGTCATGTAACATTGCATTCTCATTAGCAAGTAAATTAAAAAAATCACCCGTAGAAATAGCAGAAGAAATAAAAGAAAACATAAAACTACCATTATACTTTAATAAAGTAGAAACAAAAGGTCCTTACATAAATTTCTTTATAGATTACACACTATTCACATCAAAGGTGGCAAACTATATAGATAGAAGTTATGGAGAATTACCTGAAAAAAGCGAAAGAATATTATTAGAACACACTTCTGCAAATCCTAATGGACCATTACACGTAGGACACCTTAGAAATGCTATACTAGGTGATTCCCTAAAAAGAGTACTTGAACATGCAGGATACAAAGTAGAAGCTCAGTATTATGTAAATGATATGGGTAGACAAATAGCAATAATTGTATGGGGAATGAATAAATTCAACTTTAAATTAGATGAAGAAAAAAAATCAGACCATGCAATAGGGGAAGTATACTTTAAATGCAACCAAAAACTAGAAGAAAACCCTGAATTTAACGAAGAAATCAATGATATATTACGCAGATACGAAGAAGGAAATGACTCCAAATTATCAGATAAATTCGAATCAGTAGTGGAATATTGTATTGATGGTATAAAAGAAACACTAAAAAGATTAAACATAAAAATCAACCTATTCAAGTGGGAAAGTACATTTCTAAGAAATGGTGATGTTGAAGACGTATTAGAAAAAATACAACCATTTACAATACAAAAAGATATATTATATCTTCCACTGGAAAGATATGGAGTAGATAAAGAATTAGTACTAAGAAGATCAAATGGTACAAGCTTATATGCTACACGGGATTTAGCTTATCATCAATATAAGACTAAAAACAGTGATATATCCTTAGATATACTAGGAGCTGACCATAAACTTGCAGCTAAACAATTAAGCTTAGCACTAGAATTATCAGGTAACAGAGCTCCAGAAGTAGTATTCTATGAATTCATAGATTTACCAGAAGGATCTATGTCAACAAGAAAAGGAGTATTCATATCAGTAGATGAATTCATTGAACAATCAATAAGTCATGCACGTGATGAAATCATTAAACGTGACCTTGATTTAACAGAAAAACAAATAGAGGACGTAGCTGAAAAAATAGGTATAGGCTCTATCAGGTTCTACATTAACCAAATATCACCAGAAAAACCAATAACATTCAAATGGGAAGAAGCATTAAGTTTCGAAAGAGGCTGTGCATCAGTACAATATGCACATGCAAGAGCATGTAAATTACTCTCTAAAACAGATTACTCTGAATTTGATAACGTTAAATGTGACTATGAATTAGAAGACGAAGAAAAAGAATTAGTCAAAGAATTATCTAGGTTCACAGAAATTATCCGTAAATCAGCAGAAGAAAGAAGAGTACATCACCTAGCAGAATATACATTAAGTCTATCAAGAGCATTCAACAAATTCTATAAAACACAACAAGTTATAGGATCAGAACACGAAGCTTTAAGATTAAAACTAGTAGATGCATCCAGAATAACACTTAAAAACTCATTAAAACTACTAGGTATCAAAGCACCTGAATACATGTAA
- a CDS encoding signal peptidase I, with amino-acid sequence MTSYAIIIIVAVLLSSHLSVVVSGSMEPAFYRGDIVATENVQTYYGVHEFDPYNDVKVGDVVVYNAEWYPEPVIHRVIGIEDINGSKYYLIKGDNNDVADPYLVTPDQIRAKVITINNSLLVIPKIGYITIWFRGL; translated from the coding sequence ATAACAAGCTATGCTATTATAATAATCGTAGCTGTATTACTGTCCTCACATCTAAGCGTAGTAGTATCAGGAAGTATGGAGCCAGCCTTTTACAGAGGAGATATTGTAGCAACAGAAAATGTTCAAACCTATTATGGAGTACATGAATTTGACCCATATAATGATGTTAAAGTAGGAGATGTTGTAGTATATAACGCTGAATGGTATCCAGAACCAGTTATCCATAGAGTTATAGGTATAGAAGATATTAATGGTTCTAAATATTATCTGATAAAAGGAGATAATAATGATGTTGCAGACCCATACCTAGTAACACCTGATCAGATAAGAGCAAAAGTAATAACAATAAACAATTCACTATTAGTAATACCAAAAATAGGTTATATAACCATATGGTTCAGAGGATTATAA
- the ilvD gene encoding dihydroxy-acid dehydratase, giving the protein MRSDNIKKGINRTSHRSLLRACGLDDNDMKKPFIGIANSYTDIVPGHIHLRSLVEEVKEVVRAQGGVPFEFDTMAVCDGIAMNHEGMYYSLPSREIIANTVESMAMAHQFDALILMPSCDKVVPGMIMAAARLNIPAIVITGGPMMPGKFHGETVDFINVTEAVGAVQSGKMSEEDLYELERCACPGAGSCAGLFTANTMACLTETLGLSLPGCATAHAVSDKKVEIARKSAKQIFTLLEKDIRPSDILTQEAFENAIIVDLALGGSTNTTLHIPAIANEVEGVDVTLDLFDKLSHKVPYICSIRPGGTNRMIDVENAGGIPAVMKNLESLLNTDCMTCTSKPISENIANVTDIDYDVIHTLDNPIRTEGGIAVLYGNVAPNGCVIKQGAVNEDMLEHSGPCKVFNSEEECVAAIENDEIVDGDVVVIRYEGPKGGPGMREMLNPTAAIMGRELFHVALITDGRFSGGSRGPCVGHISPEAAEGGPIAAIENGDIVHINVKERTIKLELSDEEIEERLSKVKPVERNLKGWLKQYQQLATSADKGAILK; this is encoded by the coding sequence ATGAGAAGTGACAATATAAAAAAAGGAATAAACAGAACTTCACACAGATCTTTACTAAGAGCATGTGGCTTAGATGATAACGACATGAAAAAACCATTTATAGGAATAGCAAACAGTTATACTGACATAGTACCAGGTCATATACATCTAAGAAGTTTAGTTGAAGAAGTAAAAGAAGTTGTCAGAGCACAAGGTGGAGTACCATTTGAATTTGACACAATGGCAGTATGTGATGGTATAGCAATGAACCATGAAGGAATGTATTATTCCTTACCATCAAGAGAGATAATAGCAAATACAGTTGAAAGTATGGCTATGGCTCATCAGTTTGATGCATTAATTCTAATGCCATCATGTGATAAAGTAGTACCTGGAATGATAATGGCAGCAGCAAGACTAAATATACCAGCAATAGTAATTACTGGTGGACCAATGATGCCTGGTAAATTCCATGGTGAAACAGTAGATTTCATTAATGTAACAGAAGCTGTTGGAGCAGTACAGTCTGGTAAAATGTCTGAAGAAGACTTATATGAATTAGAAAGATGTGCATGTCCAGGTGCAGGTTCCTGTGCAGGATTATTCACAGCTAACACTATGGCATGTTTAACAGAAACTCTTGGATTAAGTTTACCAGGATGTGCTACAGCACACGCAGTCAGTGATAAAAAAGTAGAAATAGCAAGAAAATCAGCTAAGCAAATCTTCACATTACTAGAAAAGGATATAAGACCTTCTGATATATTAACACAGGAAGCATTTGAAAATGCAATCATAGTTGACCTTGCTCTTGGTGGATCAACAAACACAACACTACACATACCAGCAATAGCAAATGAAGTAGAAGGTGTAGATGTAACATTAGATTTATTTGATAAACTAAGTCATAAAGTACCATACATTTGCAGTATAAGACCTGGCGGAACAAACCGTATGATAGATGTTGAAAATGCTGGAGGAATTCCAGCAGTAATGAAAAACCTAGAATCATTACTAAACACAGACTGCATGACCTGTACATCCAAACCAATCAGTGAAAACATTGCTAATGTAACAGATATAGACTATGATGTAATACACACTTTAGATAATCCTATAAGAACTGAAGGTGGAATAGCTGTATTATATGGTAATGTTGCACCTAATGGCTGTGTAATTAAACAAGGAGCAGTTAATGAAGACATGTTAGAGCATTCAGGTCCATGTAAAGTATTTAACTCAGAAGAAGAATGTGTAGCAGCAATAGAAAATGATGAAATTGTAGATGGCGATGTTGTTGTTATAAGATATGAAGGTCCAAAAGGTGGACCGGGTATGCGTGAAATGTTAAATCCTACAGCAGCAATAATGGGACGTGAACTATTCCATGTAGCTTTAATTACAGATGGAAGATTCTCTGGTGGAAGTAGAGGACCATGTGTAGGACATATATCACCAGAGGCTGCTGAAGGAGGACCTATAGCAGCAATAGAAAATGGTGACATAGTACATATAAATGTTAAAGAAAGAACCATCAAACTCGAATTAAGCGATGAAGAAATAGAAGAAAGATTATCTAAAGTAAAACCAGTAGAAAGAAATCTTAAAGGTTGGTTAAAACAATACCAACAATTAGCAACCTCAGCTGACAAAGGAGCAATACTCAAATAA
- the lysA gene encoding diaminopimelate decarboxylase → MPYDFNLKKENNHLIIGNIDANDLAEKYGTPLYVIDEEKIRDNYNKLYTAFSSKYEDLHMCYAAKANTSLAVMRILEDEGSYIDAVSPGEIYTALLSGFSPDRIVFTGNNVTTEELEYAHKTGVTINLDSVSALERLSTIEGTEGKEISIRVNPMVEAGHHEHCITGGPKSKFGIKEEEAVEVYQKAIDLGFKPIGMHSHIGSEILESEPFMLAVETMMDIAGEVHQKVGIDFKFLDFGGGFGIPYEPTEQELDLEKFTTDIINLYKSKLEEYDMGKPSMYIEPGRFLVGNSEVLLTRVNTIKESYRKFAGVDCGFGTLLRPTMYGSYHHIVVANRINDENEEKIDIAGNLCESGDLFARDRQMPKLEEGDLLAILNAGAYAFSMASQYNSRPRPAEVLVNKDQVDVIRRREEFSDLFNGQSVPTRLLK, encoded by the coding sequence ATGCCATATGATTTTAATTTAAAAAAAGAAAATAATCATCTTATAATTGGAAATATTGATGCAAACGACTTAGCAGAGAAATATGGAACACCATTATATGTAATTGATGAAGAAAAAATTAGAGATAATTACAACAAATTATATACAGCATTCAGCAGTAAATATGAAGACCTACACATGTGTTATGCTGCAAAAGCAAATACAAGCTTAGCAGTAATGAGAATATTAGAAGATGAAGGAAGTTATATAGATGCAGTATCTCCTGGTGAAATATATACAGCATTACTATCAGGATTTTCACCTGACAGAATAGTATTCACAGGAAACAACGTAACAACAGAAGAATTAGAATACGCACATAAAACAGGAGTTACTATAAACTTAGATAGTGTATCAGCACTAGAAAGACTAAGTACTATTGAAGGTACAGAAGGAAAAGAAATATCTATAAGAGTAAATCCAATGGTAGAAGCAGGACATCATGAACACTGTATAACCGGAGGTCCAAAAAGTAAATTTGGTATCAAAGAAGAAGAAGCAGTTGAAGTATATCAGAAAGCAATAGACCTTGGATTTAAACCAATAGGAATGCATTCACATATAGGATCAGAAATACTAGAATCTGAACCATTTATGTTAGCAGTGGAAACTATGATGGATATAGCAGGAGAAGTACATCAAAAAGTAGGTATTGACTTTAAATTCCTAGACTTTGGTGGAGGATTTGGTATACCATATGAACCAACAGAACAAGAATTAGATTTAGAAAAATTTACAACAGATATAATTAATTTATACAAATCTAAATTAGAAGAGTATGATATGGGTAAACCATCAATGTACATTGAACCAGGAAGATTCCTAGTAGGAAACTCTGAAGTGTTACTAACACGTGTAAATACAATAAAAGAAAGCTACCGTAAATTTGCAGGAGTAGATTGTGGATTTGGTACATTACTAAGACCTACAATGTATGGATCATACCATCATATAGTAGTAGCTAATAGAATTAATGATGAAAATGAGGAAAAAATTGATATTGCAGGTAACTTATGTGAATCTGGAGATTTATTTGCAAGAGATAGACAAATGCCTAAATTAGAGGAAGGTGACCTTCTAGCAATACTTAATGCTGGAGCATATGCATTTAGTATGGCATCACAATATAATTCCAGACCTAGACCTGCAGAGGTATTAGTAAATAAAGATCAAGTAGATGTAATTAGAAGAAGAGAAGAATTTAGTGACTTATTTAATGGTCAGTCAGTCCCTACAAGGTTATTAAAATGA
- the dapF gene encoding diaminopimelate epimerase: MMKEIEFTKMHALGNDYIVINETEQEVIPEQYKNKLSDDISTRRFSVGSDGVIFACKSAVADVRFRIFNSDGSEAEMCGNGIRCLAKYVYDNDIVKKETMQIETMEDIKEARLTVEDGEVTSIAIDMGKGYFKPEEIPAIAPSGDTEEFIDEEIDVEGEKVIMSSVSVGNPHAVCFTDVNIDDIDLDYYGPRIENHEAFPEKVNVHFVNIISPEEINILTWERGAGFTFACGTGTTSCVLLGYKMGLLNEKVHAHLSGGDLDITITEHDDFLTAVMEGKAITVYEANMTVEL, from the coding sequence ATGATGAAAGAAATAGAATTTACAAAAATGCATGCTCTTGGTAATGATTATATTGTTATTAATGAAACAGAACAAGAAGTCATACCAGAACAGTACAAAAATAAATTAAGTGATGATATAAGTACTCGTAGATTTAGTGTTGGCTCTGATGGTGTTATTTTTGCATGTAAATCTGCAGTAGCTGATGTTAGATTCCGTATATTTAACAGTGATGGTAGTGAGGCAGAGATGTGTGGAAATGGTATCCGATGTCTTGCTAAATATGTGTATGATAATGATATTGTTAAAAAGGAAACTATGCAGATAGAAACCATGGAAGATATTAAGGAAGCTAGACTTACAGTTGAAGATGGTGAGGTTACTAGTATTGCTATTGACATGGGTAAAGGATACTTTAAACCTGAGGAAATTCCTGCTATTGCACCTAGTGGTGATACTGAGGAATTCATTGATGAGGAAATTGATGTTGAGGGTGAAAAAGTTATCATGAGTTCTGTTAGTGTTGGTAATCCTCATGCTGTATGTTTTACTGATGTTAATATTGATGATATTGACTTAGACTATTATGGTCCTCGTATTGAAAATCATGAGGCTTTCCCTGAAAAGGTTAATGTTCATTTTGTTAACATTATATCTCCTGAGGAAATTAATATATTAACATGGGAACGTGGTGCTGGTTTTACATTTGCTTGTGGTACTGGTACTACTAGTTGTGTATTATTAGGTTATAAGATGGGTCTTCTTAATGAGAAGGTACATGCTCATCTTTCTGGTGGAGATCTTGATATTACTATTACTGAGCATGATGATTTCTTGACTGCTGTAATGGAAGGTAAAGCTATTACTGTTTATGAAGCTAATATGACTGTTGAGTTATAA
- the cobJ gene encoding precorrin-3B C(17)-methyltransferase has translation MISLIGIGSKREHMTLKAADRIKEADVIIAYKPYLTHIEDLIEGKEVYRRGMGDEMDRVELAIEKEKEGKKVAIISSGDPGIYGMANVYFQIIDKYSNLEFEVIPGVTAATYSASALGAPLHDLAIISLSDLLTPLEEIQRKIKYAAIADLVIAFYNPKSKTRTKPFETACDILVENRNPETPVGIVTTKGTETITHICKLKELKDQDINMSTTIIVGNSLTYVKKGKMITPRGYKMDAKLPELTEQFYDRFFKGDIQIGPNTDCEYFPCHGEQENCTFCYCPFYPCADGSTGGNWIEDKNVWNCKECNWIHKDAVVDEVLDYVKENIKSMEDFDTKKKDLLKLRRATIYKTRDLDYGRNYDLGDDEE, from the coding sequence ATGATAAGTTTAATAGGTATAGGATCAAAAAGAGAGCACATGACTCTCAAAGCAGCAGACAGAATAAAAGAAGCTGATGTAATAATAGCATACAAACCATACTTAACACACATAGAAGACCTAATAGAAGGAAAAGAAGTATACAGAAGAGGTATGGGCGATGAAATGGACAGAGTAGAACTTGCAATAGAAAAAGAAAAAGAAGGAAAAAAAGTTGCAATAATCAGCTCAGGAGACCCGGGAATCTATGGAATGGCAAACGTATACTTCCAAATAATCGACAAATACAGTAATCTGGAATTTGAAGTAATACCAGGAGTAACAGCAGCAACATACTCAGCAAGTGCACTAGGAGCACCATTACACGACTTAGCAATAATCAGCCTAAGTGATTTACTAACACCACTAGAAGAAATCCAAAGAAAAATAAAATACGCAGCAATAGCAGACCTCGTAATAGCATTCTACAATCCTAAAAGTAAAACCAGAACAAAACCATTTGAAACAGCATGTGATATACTAGTAGAAAACAGAAACCCTGAAACACCAGTAGGAATAGTAACAACCAAAGGAACAGAAACAATAACACACATATGCAAACTAAAAGAACTAAAAGACCAAGACATTAACATGTCAACAACAATAATTGTAGGAAACTCATTAACATACGTTAAAAAAGGTAAAATGATTACTCCAAGAGGATACAAGATGGATGCTAAATTACCTGAATTAACAGAACAATTCTATGACAGATTCTTTAAAGGTGACATTCAAATAGGACCAAATACTGACTGCGAATATTTCCCATGTCATGGAGAACAAGAAAACTGCACATTCTGTTACTGTCCATTCTATCCATGTGCAGACGGATCAACAGGAGGAAACTGGATAGAAGATAAAAATGTATGGAACTGTAAAGAATGTAACTGGATACATAAAGATGCAGTAGTCGATGAAGTACTAGATTATGTTAAAGAAAACATTAAATCAATGGAAGACTTCGACACCAAGAAAAAAGATTTATTAAAACTTAGAAGAGCAACAATATATAAAACAAGAGACCTTGATTATGGCCGTAACTATGATTTAGGTGACGATGAAGAATAA